From the genome of Opisthocomus hoazin isolate bOpiHoa1 chromosome 8, bOpiHoa1.hap1, whole genome shotgun sequence, one region includes:
- the HAL gene encoding histidine ammonia-lyase isoform X1: MPRYTVHVRGEWLAVPCLNCTNTIGWLGREAVRRYMKNKPDNGGFASVEEVKFYIRRCKGLGLLDLDDTVEDALEDNEFVEVDLSDTANTENRNRELQVNLVRSHSAGVGKPLSPERSRMLLALRINVLAKGYSGISLETLQQVIEAFNVSCLPYIPEKGTVGASGDLAPLSHLALGLIGEGKMWSPKSGWADAKYVLEAHGLRPITLKPKEGLALINGTQMITSLGCEAVERAGAIARQADIIAALTLEVLKGTTRAFDTDIHAVRPHRGQAEVAFRFRSLLDSDHHPSEIAESHRFCDRVQDAYTMRCCPQVHGVVNDTIAFVKDIMTTEINSATDNPMVFAERAETISGGNFHGEYPAKALDYLAIGVHELAAISERRIERLCNPSLSELPAFLVTEGGLNSGFMIAHCTAAALVSENKALCHPSSVDSLSTSAATEDHVSMGGWAARKALRVIEHVEQVLAIELLAACQGIEFLRPLRTTTPLEKVYDLVRSVVRPWMKDRFMAPDIEAAHRLLVEQKVWEVAKPYIEKYRREHIPESRPVSPTAFSLGSLEMDTSVGHDHRHQNEL, encoded by the exons ATGCCGAGATACACAGTGCACGTCCGAGGAGAATGGCTGGCAGTGCCGTGCCTGAACTGTACGAACACGATCGGGTGGCTGGGAAGGGAAGCCGTCAGACGGTACATGAAAAACAAACCCGACAACGGGGGATTCGCCTCGGTGGAAGAAGTGAAATTTTACATTCGGAGGTGCAAGGGACTTGGCTTGCTGGATCTTGACGATACAGTGGAGGATGCTCTAGAGGACAATGAATTTGTTGAAGTTG aCCTTTCAGATACAGCAAATACCGAGAACCGGAACAG aGAGCTTCAAGTGAACTTGGTTCGTTCGCATTCTGCAG GTGTGGGGAAACCTTTGAGCCCAGAGAGATCTCGCATGCTGTTGGCGCTGAGGATCAATGTCCTAGCAAAAGGATACAGTGGAATATCCCTAGAAACGCTCCAGCAAGTTATTGAAGCATTTAATG tgtccTGCCTTCCTTATATCCCTGAGAAAGGGACAGTTGGAGCCAGCGGAGACTTGGCCCCCCTCTCTCATCTTGCCCTGGGATTAATTGGAGAGGGAAAGATGTGGTCCCCAAAGAGTGGCTGGGCTGATGCTAAATAT GTCCTGGAAGCCCATGGTCTGAGACCAATTACCTTGAAACCAAAAGAG GGTCTGGCTCTCATTAATGGGACGCAAATGATCACCTCGCTGGGATGTGAAGCGGTTGAAAGAGCTGGTGCTATTGCTAGGCAAGCTGATATAATCGCTGCCCTTACACTTGAAGTCTTGAAGGGTACAACAAGGGCCTTTGACACTG ATATCCACGCAGTGCGCCCACATCGAGGGCAGGCTGAAGTGGCATTTCGATTCAGGTCCCTTCTAGATTCTGACCATCATCCATCAGAAATAGCAG AGAGCCATAGATTCTGTGACCGAGTTCAGGACGCATACACAATGCGCTGCTGTCCTCAG GTCCACGGAGTTGTAAATGATACAATTGCTTTTGTGAAGGACATCATGACAACTGAAATTAATAGTGCCACGGACAACCCT ATGGTGTTTGCTGAAAGAGCAGAGACCATTTCTGGAGGAAATTTTCATGGTGAATATCCTGCAAAG GCTTTAGACTATTTGGCAATTGGTGTGCATGAACTCGCTGCAATTAGCGAAAGAAGAATTGAGAGGCTCTGCAATCCCTCGCTCAGCGAACTGCCTGCATTTTTAGTCACTGAAGGAGGTCTGAACTCTGGCTTCATGATTGCACACTGCACAGCAGCTGCCCTGG TTTCTGAGAACAAAGCCTTGTGCCACCCCTCCTCTGTGGATTCTCTCTCAACCAGTGCTGCTACAGAGGATCACGTGTCCATGGGAGGATGGGCTGCCAGAAAAGCTTTGAGAGTTATTGAACATGTGGAACAAG TTCTGGCTATCGAGCTGCTCGCAGCCTGCCAGGGCATTGAATTCCTACGCCCTCTGAGAACAACAACCCCATTGGAGAAGGTCTACGACCTTGTGCGCTCCGTTGTGAG GCCGTGGATGAAGGATCGCTTCATGGCCCCAGACATTGAAGCAGCTCACAGGCTGCTCGTGGAGCAGAAG GTGTGGGAAGTGGCTAAACCTTACATTGAAAAGTACAGGAGGGAACACATCCCTGAATCAAGACCTGTTTCACCAACAGCCTTCTCCCTGGGATCACTGGAAATGGATACAAGTGTTGGTCATGACCACAGGCATCAGAATGAACTTTAA
- the HAL gene encoding histidine ammonia-lyase isoform X3, translating into MPRYTVHVRGEWLAVPCLNCTNTIGWLGREAVRRYMKNKPDNGGFASVEEVKFYIRRCKGLGLLDLDDTVEDALEDNEFVEVVIEGDIMSPDFIPSQPEGVHLYSKYREPEQYISLDGNSLTTEDLVNLGKGLYKIKLTPEAEAKVKQSREVIERIVKEQTVVYGITTGFGKFARTVIPNSKLRQLQVNLVRSHSAGVGKPLSPERSRMLLALRINVLAKGYSGISLETLQQVIEAFNVSCLPYIPEKGTVGASGDLAPLSHLALGLIGEGKMWSPKSGWADAKYVLEAHGLRPITLKPKEGLALINGTQMITSLGCEAVERAGAIARQADIIAALTLEVLKGTTRAFDTDIHAVRPHRGQAEVAFRFRSLLDSDHHPSEIAESHRFCDRVQDAYTMRCCPQVHGVVNDTIAFVKDIMTTEINSATDNPMVFAERAETISGGNFHGEYPAKALDYLAIGVHELAAISERRIERLCNPSLSELPAFLVTEGGLNSGFMIAHCTAAALVSENKALCHPSSVDSLSTSAATEDHVSMGGWAARKALRVIEHVEQVLAIELLAACQGIEFLRPLRTTTPLEKVYDLVRSVVRPWMKDRFMAPDIEAAHRLLVEQKVWEVAKPYIEKYRREHIPESRPVSPTAFSLGSLEMDTSVGHDHRHQNEL; encoded by the exons ATGCCGAGATACACAGTGCACGTCCGAGGAGAATGGCTGGCAGTGCCGTGCCTGAACTGTACGAACACGATCGGGTGGCTGGGAAGGGAAGCCGTCAGACGGTACATGAAAAACAAACCCGACAACGGGGGATTCGCCTCGGTGGAAGAAGTGAAATTTTACATTCGGAGGTGCAAGGGACTTGGCTTGCTGGATCTTGACGATACAGTGGAGGATGCTCTAGAGGACAATGAATTTGTTGAAGTTG TTATAGAAGGAGATATAATGTCTCCAGATTTCATACCatctcagccagaaggagttCATTT ATACAGCAAATACCGAGAACCGGAACAG TATATTTCCTTAGATGGCAACAGCTTAACAACGGAGGACTTGGTCAATTTAGGAAAGGGGCTCTACAAGATAAAG CTCACACCTGAAGCTGAAGCTAAAGTCAAACAATCACGAGAAGTGATTGAACGGATTGTAAAGGAACAAACAG TTGTTTATGGAATCACCACCGGCTTTGGAAAGTTTGCCAGGACTGTCATCCCGAACAGTAAGCTGAGGCAA CTTCAAGTGAACTTGGTTCGTTCGCATTCTGCAG GTGTGGGGAAACCTTTGAGCCCAGAGAGATCTCGCATGCTGTTGGCGCTGAGGATCAATGTCCTAGCAAAAGGATACAGTGGAATATCCCTAGAAACGCTCCAGCAAGTTATTGAAGCATTTAATG tgtccTGCCTTCCTTATATCCCTGAGAAAGGGACAGTTGGAGCCAGCGGAGACTTGGCCCCCCTCTCTCATCTTGCCCTGGGATTAATTGGAGAGGGAAAGATGTGGTCCCCAAAGAGTGGCTGGGCTGATGCTAAATAT GTCCTGGAAGCCCATGGTCTGAGACCAATTACCTTGAAACCAAAAGAG GGTCTGGCTCTCATTAATGGGACGCAAATGATCACCTCGCTGGGATGTGAAGCGGTTGAAAGAGCTGGTGCTATTGCTAGGCAAGCTGATATAATCGCTGCCCTTACACTTGAAGTCTTGAAGGGTACAACAAGGGCCTTTGACACTG ATATCCACGCAGTGCGCCCACATCGAGGGCAGGCTGAAGTGGCATTTCGATTCAGGTCCCTTCTAGATTCTGACCATCATCCATCAGAAATAGCAG AGAGCCATAGATTCTGTGACCGAGTTCAGGACGCATACACAATGCGCTGCTGTCCTCAG GTCCACGGAGTTGTAAATGATACAATTGCTTTTGTGAAGGACATCATGACAACTGAAATTAATAGTGCCACGGACAACCCT ATGGTGTTTGCTGAAAGAGCAGAGACCATTTCTGGAGGAAATTTTCATGGTGAATATCCTGCAAAG GCTTTAGACTATTTGGCAATTGGTGTGCATGAACTCGCTGCAATTAGCGAAAGAAGAATTGAGAGGCTCTGCAATCCCTCGCTCAGCGAACTGCCTGCATTTTTAGTCACTGAAGGAGGTCTGAACTCTGGCTTCATGATTGCACACTGCACAGCAGCTGCCCTGG TTTCTGAGAACAAAGCCTTGTGCCACCCCTCCTCTGTGGATTCTCTCTCAACCAGTGCTGCTACAGAGGATCACGTGTCCATGGGAGGATGGGCTGCCAGAAAAGCTTTGAGAGTTATTGAACATGTGGAACAAG TTCTGGCTATCGAGCTGCTCGCAGCCTGCCAGGGCATTGAATTCCTACGCCCTCTGAGAACAACAACCCCATTGGAGAAGGTCTACGACCTTGTGCGCTCCGTTGTGAG GCCGTGGATGAAGGATCGCTTCATGGCCCCAGACATTGAAGCAGCTCACAGGCTGCTCGTGGAGCAGAAG GTGTGGGAAGTGGCTAAACCTTACATTGAAAAGTACAGGAGGGAACACATCCCTGAATCAAGACCTGTTTCACCAACAGCCTTCTCCCTGGGATCACTGGAAATGGATACAAGTGTTGGTCATGACCACAGGCATCAGAATGAACTTTAA
- the HAL gene encoding histidine ammonia-lyase isoform X2: MRGLLQYFPLICAKLNLSRLIWVFTYIFFFPHRELQVNLVRSHSAGVGKPLSPERSRMLLALRINVLAKGYSGISLETLQQVIEAFNVSCLPYIPEKGTVGASGDLAPLSHLALGLIGEGKMWSPKSGWADAKYVLEAHGLRPITLKPKEGLALINGTQMITSLGCEAVERAGAIARQADIIAALTLEVLKGTTRAFDTDIHAVRPHRGQAEVAFRFRSLLDSDHHPSEIAESHRFCDRVQDAYTMRCCPQVHGVVNDTIAFVKDIMTTEINSATDNPMVFAERAETISGGNFHGEYPAKALDYLAIGVHELAAISERRIERLCNPSLSELPAFLVTEGGLNSGFMIAHCTAAALVSENKALCHPSSVDSLSTSAATEDHVSMGGWAARKALRVIEHVEQVLAIELLAACQGIEFLRPLRTTTPLEKVYDLVRSVVRPWMKDRFMAPDIEAAHRLLVEQKVWEVAKPYIEKYRREHIPESRPVSPTAFSLGSLEMDTSVGHDHRHQNEL, from the exons ATGAGAGGGCTGCTTCAGTATTTCCCTTTGATTTGTGCAAAATTAAACCTGTCAAGACTTATTTGGGTttttacatacattttttttttcccccatagaGAGCTTCAAGTGAACTTGGTTCGTTCGCATTCTGCAG GTGTGGGGAAACCTTTGAGCCCAGAGAGATCTCGCATGCTGTTGGCGCTGAGGATCAATGTCCTAGCAAAAGGATACAGTGGAATATCCCTAGAAACGCTCCAGCAAGTTATTGAAGCATTTAATG tgtccTGCCTTCCTTATATCCCTGAGAAAGGGACAGTTGGAGCCAGCGGAGACTTGGCCCCCCTCTCTCATCTTGCCCTGGGATTAATTGGAGAGGGAAAGATGTGGTCCCCAAAGAGTGGCTGGGCTGATGCTAAATAT GTCCTGGAAGCCCATGGTCTGAGACCAATTACCTTGAAACCAAAAGAG GGTCTGGCTCTCATTAATGGGACGCAAATGATCACCTCGCTGGGATGTGAAGCGGTTGAAAGAGCTGGTGCTATTGCTAGGCAAGCTGATATAATCGCTGCCCTTACACTTGAAGTCTTGAAGGGTACAACAAGGGCCTTTGACACTG ATATCCACGCAGTGCGCCCACATCGAGGGCAGGCTGAAGTGGCATTTCGATTCAGGTCCCTTCTAGATTCTGACCATCATCCATCAGAAATAGCAG AGAGCCATAGATTCTGTGACCGAGTTCAGGACGCATACACAATGCGCTGCTGTCCTCAG GTCCACGGAGTTGTAAATGATACAATTGCTTTTGTGAAGGACATCATGACAACTGAAATTAATAGTGCCACGGACAACCCT ATGGTGTTTGCTGAAAGAGCAGAGACCATTTCTGGAGGAAATTTTCATGGTGAATATCCTGCAAAG GCTTTAGACTATTTGGCAATTGGTGTGCATGAACTCGCTGCAATTAGCGAAAGAAGAATTGAGAGGCTCTGCAATCCCTCGCTCAGCGAACTGCCTGCATTTTTAGTCACTGAAGGAGGTCTGAACTCTGGCTTCATGATTGCACACTGCACAGCAGCTGCCCTGG TTTCTGAGAACAAAGCCTTGTGCCACCCCTCCTCTGTGGATTCTCTCTCAACCAGTGCTGCTACAGAGGATCACGTGTCCATGGGAGGATGGGCTGCCAGAAAAGCTTTGAGAGTTATTGAACATGTGGAACAAG TTCTGGCTATCGAGCTGCTCGCAGCCTGCCAGGGCATTGAATTCCTACGCCCTCTGAGAACAACAACCCCATTGGAGAAGGTCTACGACCTTGTGCGCTCCGTTGTGAG GCCGTGGATGAAGGATCGCTTCATGGCCCCAGACATTGAAGCAGCTCACAGGCTGCTCGTGGAGCAGAAG GTGTGGGAAGTGGCTAAACCTTACATTGAAAAGTACAGGAGGGAACACATCCCTGAATCAAGACCTGTTTCACCAACAGCCTTCTCCCTGGGATCACTGGAAATGGATACAAGTGTTGGTCATGACCACAGGCATCAGAATGAACTTTAA